The following are encoded in a window of Catharus ustulatus isolate bCatUst1 chromosome 12, bCatUst1.pri.v2, whole genome shotgun sequence genomic DNA:
- the RPS27L gene encoding 40S ribosomal protein S27-like, whose translation MPLAKDLVHPSLEDEKRKHKKKRLVQSPNSYFMDVKCPGCYKITTVFSHAQTVVLCVGCSTVLCQPTGGKARLTEGCSFRRKQH comes from the exons ATGCCT CTGGCCAAAGACCTAGTGCATCCCTCCTTAGAGGATGAGAagagaaagcacaaaaagaaacGTCTTGTGCAGAGCCCAAACTCCTACTTTATGGATGTGAAATGTCcag GATGCTACAAGATCACCACTGTCTTCAGCCATGCTCAGACAGTAGTTCTGTGTGTAGGGTGCTCAACTGTCCTGTGTCAGCCAACTGGGGGCAAAGCCAGGCTTACAGAAG GCTGTTCATTTAGAAGAAAGCAACACTGA
- the LACTB gene encoding serine beta-lactamase-like protein LACTB, mitochondrial, with product MRIASISKCLTMMAVAKLWEEGKLDLDAPVQKYVPEFPEKEYEGEKVTITTRLLVSHLSGIRHYEKDITKVKEEKEKANRALKLTKSHQDKEQKEGKGTEKTDCVKQKKEHDSETKSQNSKPGKKDEFLQEEYYLKEKFESVIESLKIFKNDPLFFKPGSQFLYSTYGFTLLSAVVERASGQKFTDYMLKMFRDLDMLSTVLDDNEAMIYNRARCYIYNKKGRLVNAPYVDNSYKWAGGGFLSSVGDLLKFGNALLYSYQAGQFKNRNAKLLPGYLKPGTVAMMWTPVPKTEVSWDRDGKYAMAWAVVEKNQQYGCCRRQRHYASHTGGAVGASSVLLILPEELDPEALGTQPVAPPRGVIVTIICNMQSVSLNSTALKIAREFDKEKQAQRVD from the exons ATGCGCATCGCCAGTATCAGCAAGTGTCTTACAATGATGGCTGTTGCTAAACTGTGGGAGGAGGGGAAACTGGATTTAGATGCTCCAGTGCAGAAATATGTCCCTGAGTTTCCAGAAAAGGAATACGAGGGTGAAAAG GTCACGATCACCACAAGACTGTTGGTTTCACACTTGAGTGGGATTCGTCACTATGAAAAAGATATTAcaaaagtaaaagaagaaaaggaaaaggcaaacagAGCACTTAAGCTAACAAAATCTCATCAggataaagaacaaaaagaaggTAAAGGGACTGAAAAAACTGATTGtgtcaaacagaaaaaagaacacGATAGTGAgacaaaaagccaaaattcaAAGCCTGGCAAGAAGGACGAGTTTCTACAGGAGGAGTattatttgaaggaaaaatttgAAAGTGTGATTGAATCActgaagatatttaaaaatgatCCTTTATTCTTTAAACCAG GTAGTCAGTTCTTGTACTCAACGTATGGCTTTACTCTCTTAAGTGCTGTTGTGGAGAGAGCTTCCGGACAAAAATTTACAGATTATATGCTGAAAATGTTTCGTGATTTGGATATGCTGTCAACTGTCCTTGATGACAATGAAGCAATGATATATAACAGAGCAAG GTGTTACATTTATAACAAAAAGGGACGGCTGGTGAATGCACCGTACGTGGACAACTCTTACAAGTGGGCCGGTGGTGGATTTCTGTCATCAGTGGGTGACCTCCTGAAATTTGGAAATGCCTTGTTGTACAGTTATCAAGCTGgacaatttaaaaataggaatgCCAAACTTCTCCCAGGGTACCTCAAGCCAGGCACAGTTGCAATGATGTGGACTCCAGTGCCAAAAACAGAAGTGTCGTGGGACAGGGATGGTAAATATGCAATGGCTTGGGCTGTGGTGGAGAAGAACCAGCAGTATGGCTGCTGCAGGCGGCAGAGACACTATGCATCTCATACTGGGGGTGCCGTgggggccagcagtgtcctcCTCATTCTGCCTGAAGAGCTGGACCCTGAAGCTCTGGGTACCCAGCCAGTGGCACCCCCCAGAGGAGTAATTGTCACTATTATCTGTAACATGCAGTCAGTTTCACTCAACAGCACTGCCTTAAAGATTGCAAGGGAGTTCGATAAAGAAAAACAGGCACAACGTGTAGACTAA